GCAGGCATCACAAGAAGACACGCCGCCATACAAGTGAAGGATCCAAGCACCATAATGGCACCAAGTCCGGCCAGACCTCGATGATGCGCAAAAAGCAATCCTCCAAATCCAATCATTGTTGTCGCAAAACTTAACGTAACAGCCGTTGGTGTTCCTGTATCAAAAAGTGATTGTCCATGCCCAAGTTTGGAGTGTCGAGCAAGAAAATGCACTCCACCATCAACCCCAATGGCAATGAGAACAGGAACAGCAAAAAAGTTCGCCAAGGTAAATGGAATACCGATTATACCCATCAATTCCAACAACCACAAAAGTCCAACACCCAACGGGAGCAAGTTCAGGGCAACAGCCACAATATTGCGCTCATACACCCACAAAATGCCCGCCACAAGGACAAGAGTTGTCAACGCTGCTATCATAAATGTACGATGCATAAGTTGCGACGATTCATATACTCCCACGGGGACGCCGGTGACATCAGGGTCAACTGTTCGCAATGCCGCAACAAACGTGGTCAGCTTGTCGAACTGCCAAATATTGTCTTTGGGCATGATTTTAACCAAATATCGCCCATCCTTCCCAATGGTCAAATCGCGTATGGAAGCCGGTAAATCATCGATCTCGGCTGGAGATGTTGATAACATTGGCAATAAATGCGTCAGCGTGTCCGCAAATTCATTGCGAAGCGTTGTCTGGAGTCCCTGAAGCCGAGATGCCGAGGCCGAATCGGTGATGAGTATATCCCGAACCGCCTCAACTTTCTCTATCAACTCGGCCACGGCGGTTAACGGAGCAGAAGCCGCCATGGCAAAAAGTTTATCAGAGAGCGATTCCAATGCTCCCTGAAAGAACATCAATGCCTCATCAAGTTGAACCGGGTCTACACCGACAACGGCTGGTGCCACCGTGACGCCAGCAAGCGCTTGTGCTGCTCTATGAAGCAAACGTTCTTTTTCTTCTTGCTGCTTTGGCAAATACTCCAAAACACTTTCGACTTTTGCCACCCCGGGTGTATTACGAAACGCGGCCTCCAATCGTTGGACCCCGTCAATATCGTTTGCTGCAGACATGGCAAACCAGGTCGATTCATCAGCCGAATTCACAAGTTTTTTTTCGAAACGTACGGATTCCAATCCATCAGCCTGAAGCTCAAGCAAATTGTAACTGAAATGGACGTCATACAGAAAAGGCAAACCGGCAAAACTCACCAAGGCAATGACAAGCAGCAATCCACGATGATATTTGAATATCGGTCGCATAAATCGCATGGACGGTAAGCGATGAAGCATTGCCCCCACAGGAGGATTCTTTGAGGTGCAGACCAGCATCAGGGCCGGAAGAACTGTCAACATTGCAACAAGACAAAGCAGAATACCGGTTCCTCCAACAAGCCCAAGCTCGGCGAGACCTGTAAAATCTGATCCGACAACTGTATAGAACGCACATACCGACGTGACCGCTCCCATGACAATGCTCGGTCCGGTATCGAACAACGCCGTCTTCATCGCGGTTTTGGGTTCAATACCTCGAGCTGTTTCTTCCATATGCCGAATAGCCAAGTGGACACCGAAATCTGAACCAATCCCCACAAGCACAAGAGCAAATACAATCGAGAGTAAATTCAAAGAACCAAGGCTCAACGTGACAAACCCAAATGTCCAAGCCATGCCGACAACAAGACTTCCGACAATAAGTACAGGCCGGAGCCAGCCGTGGAGAACCAAAACAAACAAGATTCCCACGCACACGATGGCGAGGATGGAGGCGCGGGTCATATCTTTGTCTGTTGTATGCATCTCGTCGGCATGGAGTGCCGGTCGACCGGTTAACCCGACATGAACATCCGGAAAGGTGACACGAGTTGCATCAATAGCCGTGCGAGTGAAGGACAATGCGTCGCCGACAACATCCATCGTTTCAAAATTTTTTACCGGCAAAACTTTCATGACGAGCAAGGCGTTATCGTGCGTAAAAAAATAATGAAATGTCCCACTTTGGGGCATGAATGAAAATGTGGAGGGAGATACCTTCCCTTGTGACAGGGCGTGTTGCATCGCATCAAGAAGGCGACCAAGAGGTTGTGTCGCTTGCGTTATGTCTTCAAGCCGAACTTTCGCCGCATTCTTGGGGGGAGACAGAAACAATTGTGCTGCCTCATCGAAAAAATGCGCGAGCGAGGGGTCCCGGCCATAGACACGAGCGAATGGAGCCATCGTATCAATACCATCAGATAACGACTCTACCGTTTTGAGAGGAGCAAAATACAAGGCTTTATTTTTGAAATCTTGTTCACCAACTCGATACCGTACTTCACTGATGATATCCGGCCGGCGAGAGAGAAGACCGGCAAGATGGTCTGCAAATTGTTTTGCCTGTTCCATCCCTTTCGGATTTTTCCCGGTCTGAATGACGACAAACAGGTATTCTTGATCTCCAAAATTTTCCAAAGCATTGAGATAGCGGCGCTGGTATGGAATCTCAGGGGAAACAAGATGATCCTGGTTGCTATCCAAACGCAAGAAGCCCGCAGCCGCCCCGATGGCAAGCAAAGCCAGAAAAAGACCAACACCAATTACCCACCACGGCCGGTCAGCAATCGGTCGCCAAACAAGCTCAAATAATCGAGAGAACAAGGCAGGACCAAGAATTTCAGGCTTTTTCATGACTTTCACATCTCATTAAACAAAGATTTGGCGCTTCATACGACGAGGGATGTTGGCCGTCAAACACCACGAGAAGGTTGCATCATCCTTCTCGAAAACATTGCATCACACCCCAAGCAAGCGTACGGTGTGCCGCGTCATTAACCGGAAAAAACAAGCGGAGAATGCATGGAAGTCATTCGCGCCAAATACGCTGGCTTTTGCATGGGCGTGGACCTCGCCTTAAACAAGCTGGATTCTCTTGTCGAAAACAATCAGTCGCAAAATTCCATCTACACGTTGGGTCCCATCATCCACAATCCCCTCGTCCTGGAGGATTACGCGAAACGCGGAGTGTTCGTAGCGGATTCCCACGAAACCATTCCGGAAGGCGCCTCAACCGTTATCCGTGCACATGGGATTCCCAAGCAGGTGGAAGCACGGCTCCGAGCTCAAAATCTCAATGTTGTCGATGCAACATGTCCCAAAGTAAAAAAGGCGCAACTCCTTATTGGGCGTCAAGCTGACGACGGACGCATCCTACTCCTTTTTGGAGAAGAAACACATCCTGAAGTCAAAGGACTTTTGAGCTATGCTCACGCCGGAGCGTTTGTCTTCGGGAGTGAAGAAGAACTCGATTCTTTTGCGTTTTCTCGCGATGATCGCTATTGCCTGGCAGCGCAAACCACGCAAGATCGTGAACGTTTTGAAACCATGGCGCAGAAGCTCAACCAACGCGAAGACATCGACGTCATCGTGCTCCATACGATCTGCGATGCGACCAAGCGTCGTCAGGAAGAAGCCGTGGCATTAGCGCACGAAGTGGATTTCATGGTTGTTGTCGGCGGATTCAACAGCGGCAATACTCGACGCTTGGCAAAAGTGGTTCAAGCACAGGGTACACCATGTGTCCATGTGGAAACACGCAAAGACCTCCCTCTTGACAAACTCGCCAAGGTTACCAAAATTGGTATGACTTCAGGAGCTTCCACTCCCAAGTCCGTGTTCGAGGACATCTACCAATGCCTCATCGGCCTTTAATTTATGTCGCACGCTTCCTCGTGTCGTGCAAACACGACCAGGAACCAACGCCAACCCAAGGAATGCATCTTATGAAAATTCGTCTCTGGTGCCTGACCTTGCTCGTCATCGTTGCGCTTGCTTTTCCTCTTGGTGCATGCGCAGCCGATAACGACCTCAAGGATCAAATCGCCACTATCCTCAAAGAAAATCCGCAAATTATTCTTGATGTCCTGCGTGAAAACAACGTGAAGGTCTTTGAAATCGTCGAACAAGGCGTCAACGCAAAGCGCGAAAACGAAGTCAAAGCGCTTATGGCGAAGGAAATCAAGAATCCGCTCAAACCGAAAATCGATGATTCTCGTCCCTTCCTTGGGAAAAAAGACGCTCCCGTCACGATTGTGGAATATTCCAGTTTTCTGTGTGGATATTGTGCCAAAGGCGCCCAATCCATCAAAGCATTACTGGCGCAGTCCCCAGACAAATACCGTGTATTCTTCAAGCATTTCGTGTTGAGCGATGAAGCCAAAGAAGCGGCTCGCTACTTTGAAGCGATTGCTCGTCAAGACCAGGCCATGGCCTGGAAGTTCCATGACCTTGCATTCGCAAAACAAGCCCAAATCGCACAACAAGGCGATGAAGCATTAAAACAAATTGCCAAAGAAGCCGGTGCCAATATGGATCAACTCCAAAAAGACCTGGAAGATCCGGCCATTGACAAACAACTTACCCAAGACACCAATGAAGCACGCCAGTTCGGTTTCGACGGTACCCCGACCTACCTCGTCGACGGCGTCTCCATCCGCGGCGCCGCCCCACCGCAGCGTTTCGATTACATCGTTGAAGAGATAGCAAAGGCGAAGAAGTAGCAGAGCCTTTCAGAGTGTATTGAAGCGCGGGCATCAGATTCCCTCTGACGCCCGCGCTTTTGTATTGCTCAATCTCCTTAAATTCTACTCACACACTTCACCCCACCCCATCATACTCCCTCACACGAATTCGCCCATTCTTCACAAGCTCTCGCGCTTTCGTCTCAAGAGGCGTAGAAAGAGGTGGTGGCGGAAGTTCTGCGTTGAGCATCGCGTGTATATCTTGGCCGAACAGTGTTGGTTGAATGACTTCGGCAACAGCAATGCGTCCAAGGCTTCCCGTGCCCTGACAGCGGTCACAACCAGGGCTTTCACTCATGCCGTCGATATCATGAAGCGCTTCAGGGAGGCGCTTGACTGTCTCTTCGTCTATGGGAGCGCGGCGTAAACAATGTGGACAATTGCGTCGAAAATCTCGTCCAACCACAATGAGGCGAATCGCCTGTTCGAGAAACTCCACATCGGCACCGGCGTGCACGAGACGACGCAACCCATGAGCGGCATTGAGTCCCGTGACATGTATAATTGAACTTGTGCCAGACAGACTTGCTGCAGTGAGTGCGTCAATTCGAGCAGCATGTTTAACGCTTTCAGAAAACACAACGTCATAGCGCCCCGAGAAGAGGTCATCAAATCGAGGTTCGGAGGTGGCAAACTCCATCCATCGGCGACCAGCATGACATCCGACATTCCGACCCGACATAGCCGCTTTTGCAGCAAGCATGAATTGGACTTCGCGCTGCCACCAGATCGCCGGAGAAACAAGAAGAACGCAACCTTCCGGAGAGACGGACCAGCCTGTTAATGCGATACTTTCTTCCGCATCAAAACCGAGTTCTTCCGGATCGACAACTCCGCTTCGCTCAACAGGCAAAACAAGCCGACGAAGCCCCCCCTGCGGGGTGATTGCTCCGGCAAGAAGGATAGGGATATGCTCTCCATCAGTTTCCATGAGCACAGTATGCTCATGAGAAGGATTACCCCACGCAACATCCAGACCAATTTCAGCCTGGACAACGGCAACAAGACGCGAAGCCTGCTGTACGGGCAATTCGGTCACACTCGTATCCGACAAGCAAAAACGAGCGACCGGAGGATCGGAAGATATAATTTCTATACTTCGGGCATGAGATTCCATGCCGCGTCGAATCATCTTGGTGAGATCCTTCCCAATCGGATGGGTTGTGGATCGTTGATAATATCCAACCATCCCGAAACCATGAAGCGCCTCT
Above is a window of Desulfovibrio inopinatus DSM 10711 DNA encoding:
- the ispH gene encoding 4-hydroxy-3-methylbut-2-enyl diphosphate reductase, which gives rise to MEVIRAKYAGFCMGVDLALNKLDSLVENNQSQNSIYTLGPIIHNPLVLEDYAKRGVFVADSHETIPEGASTVIRAHGIPKQVEARLRAQNLNVVDATCPKVKKAQLLIGRQADDGRILLLFGEETHPEVKGLLSYAHAGAFVFGSEEELDSFAFSRDDRYCLAAQTTQDRERFETMAQKLNQREDIDVIVLHTICDATKRRQEEAVALAHEVDFMVVVGGFNSGNTRRLAKVVQAQGTPCVHVETRKDLPLDKLAKVTKIGMTSGASTPKSVFEDIYQCLIGL
- a CDS encoding DsbA family protein, whose protein sequence is MKIRLWCLTLLVIVALAFPLGACAADNDLKDQIATILKENPQIILDVLRENNVKVFEIVEQGVNAKRENEVKALMAKEIKNPLKPKIDDSRPFLGKKDAPVTIVEYSSFLCGYCAKGAQSIKALLAQSPDKYRVFFKHFVLSDEAKEAARYFEAIARQDQAMAWKFHDLAFAKQAQIAQQGDEALKQIAKEAGANMDQLQKDLEDPAIDKQLTQDTNEARQFGFDGTPTYLVDGVSIRGAAPPQRFDYIVEEIAKAKK
- a CDS encoding MMPL family transporter, whose protein sequence is MKKPEILGPALFSRLFELVWRPIADRPWWVIGVGLFLALLAIGAAAGFLRLDSNQDHLVSPEIPYQRRYLNALENFGDQEYLFVVIQTGKNPKGMEQAKQFADHLAGLLSRRPDIISEVRYRVGEQDFKNKALYFAPLKTVESLSDGIDTMAPFARVYGRDPSLAHFFDEAAQLFLSPPKNAAKVRLEDITQATQPLGRLLDAMQHALSQGKVSPSTFSFMPQSGTFHYFFTHDNALLVMKVLPVKNFETMDVVGDALSFTRTAIDATRVTFPDVHVGLTGRPALHADEMHTTDKDMTRASILAIVCVGILFVLVLHGWLRPVLIVGSLVVGMAWTFGFVTLSLGSLNLLSIVFALVLVGIGSDFGVHLAIRHMEETARGIEPKTAMKTALFDTGPSIVMGAVTSVCAFYTVVGSDFTGLAELGLVGGTGILLCLVAMLTVLPALMLVCTSKNPPVGAMLHRLPSMRFMRPIFKYHRGLLLVIALVSFAGLPFLYDVHFSYNLLELQADGLESVRFEKKLVNSADESTWFAMSAANDIDGVQRLEAAFRNTPGVAKVESVLEYLPKQQEEKERLLHRAAQALAGVTVAPAVVGVDPVQLDEALMFFQGALESLSDKLFAMAASAPLTAVAELIEKVEAVRDILITDSASASRLQGLQTTLRNEFADTLTHLLPMLSTSPAEIDDLPASIRDLTIGKDGRYLVKIMPKDNIWQFDKLTTFVAALRTVDPDVTGVPVGVYESSQLMHRTFMIAALTTLVLVAGILWVYERNIVAVALNLLPLGVGLLWLLELMGIIGIPFTLANFFAVPVLIAIGVDGGVHFLARHSKLGHGQSLFDTGTPTAVTLSFATTMIGFGGLLFAHHRGLAGLGAIMVLGSFTCMAACLLVMPAVFKEIDARKRPYMK